A DNA window from Oligoflexus sp. contains the following coding sequences:
- a CDS encoding transporter substrate-binding domain-containing protein — protein sequence MRVLLLSLLLCSEALFAQKKPRYTIAVENQNYMPYFRVDGNEYLGFARELFDLFAADAGIEFEYVPNPIHRIYANYFDKKSTLDFKFPDRPEWASDLRKGRTLHYTDDIVEFTDGVMVRPKNLGKGLKGLTKLGMIAGFTPFQYAQYIKSEKNPAGTITLVPNTSLSALFAQLEAENRIDGVFINLAVAKYSLVNDQKKVDLAVFDKELPHDTSSYQLSTTKHPDIVNKFNEFMKKKKSEVAVLKQKWGL from the coding sequence CTATCGCTTTTGCTTTGTTCCGAAGCACTCTTTGCCCAGAAAAAGCCGCGCTACACGATCGCGGTCGAGAATCAGAACTACATGCCCTACTTCCGGGTCGACGGGAACGAGTACCTGGGTTTTGCCCGCGAGCTGTTCGACCTCTTCGCGGCCGATGCCGGCATTGAATTCGAATACGTCCCAAATCCCATCCACCGCATTTACGCCAACTATTTCGACAAGAAGAGCACTCTGGATTTCAAATTCCCGGATCGCCCGGAATGGGCCTCAGACCTTCGGAAAGGCCGGACGCTCCACTATACGGACGATATCGTCGAGTTCACCGATGGCGTGATGGTAAGACCCAAAAACCTTGGCAAAGGACTCAAAGGCCTGACCAAACTCGGCATGATAGCTGGCTTCACGCCCTTTCAATATGCGCAGTATATCAAGTCCGAGAAAAATCCTGCCGGTACGATCACGCTGGTCCCCAATACTTCCCTCTCGGCGCTCTTCGCCCAGCTGGAGGCTGAAAATCGCATCGATGGCGTCTTCATCAACCTGGCGGTTGCCAAATACTCCCTGGTCAACGATCAGAAGAAGGTTGATCTGGCGGTTTTCGACAAAGAACTTCCACACGACACCTCAAGCTATCAGCTTTCCACCACAAAACACCCGGATATCGTTAACAAGTTCAATGAATTTATGAAAAAGAAGAAGTCCGAAGTGGCCGTTCTCAAGCAAAAATGGGGATTGTAA
- a CDS encoding DUF5020 family protein: MQKLSCLIGAVTLVCGAESMAFDWGATRLVYLRGDGYESPKTTRFEDGKVIVDEAEKNEADIVTFEHVNGTKWGDTFFFLDATNSSTLRDDPYFEFNPRISSKKNLDMDYGSVVDDVLVTLQYNAGKNANPVYLYGLAVDWKVPAFDFVQTHFYLRDDRAIEGTSSQLTVVWSSKFQAGLNLEFSGFLDYATQEGKEATGISVANLLAQPALYALVTDSFAVGLEYQYWSNKYGMEDLQDSVPQLAIRLNL; encoded by the coding sequence ATGCAAAAGCTAAGTTGTCTGATCGGTGCAGTGACCCTGGTGTGTGGCGCGGAATCCATGGCTTTCGATTGGGGGGCCACGCGGCTCGTCTATCTGCGGGGCGATGGCTACGAAAGCCCTAAAACGACCCGCTTTGAAGACGGCAAAGTGATTGTTGACGAGGCCGAGAAGAATGAGGCCGACATCGTAACCTTCGAGCATGTGAACGGCACGAAGTGGGGCGATACCTTCTTCTTCCTGGATGCCACCAATTCGTCGACGCTGCGCGACGACCCCTATTTTGAATTCAATCCGCGCATCAGTTCCAAAAAGAACCTGGACATGGACTACGGTTCGGTCGTCGATGATGTCCTGGTTACGCTCCAGTACAATGCCGGGAAGAATGCCAACCCCGTTTACCTTTATGGTTTGGCGGTGGATTGGAAAGTGCCGGCCTTTGACTTTGTGCAAACCCACTTCTATCTGCGTGATGATCGGGCCATCGAAGGCACTTCGAGCCAGCTGACCGTGGTCTGGTCCTCGAAGTTCCAGGCCGGCCTGAATCTCGAATTTTCCGGGTTCCTTGATTACGCCACCCAGGAAGGCAAGGAGGCCACAGGCATCTCGGTCGCCAACCTCTTGGCCCAGCCCGCTCTTTACGCCTTGGTCACGGACAGCTTTGCCGTAGGGCTTGAGTATCAGTACTGGTCGAATAAATATGGTATGGAAGATCTGCAGGATAGCGTTCCTCAGCTGGCCATTCGCCTGAATCTTTAA
- a CDS encoding ATP-binding protein, translating into MKLTYKVLVLLIVSIVGTFSITTAIELSKLEKDFSEQNSTAHKIILTNLVSNLAGAMFNIDTPRINAQVTSSFEFGNIASILLIDDRGKITAYYTQDPRDNGPVKASDAAYAAWSEEVLDTFRKPSLPYNSLTSSLVQDLGILSPGIQRYKATLWYNDGDNQTFVGHVLFDFSVRQVAAKVRTAAITKIISATIMATILLFVIFFFLRISVLTRVEWLKSAANRIRQRDFTARTALKGSDEIAVLGNTFQSMSDEIQSYQMDLENKVKDRTRELQESRDKIKVVFDTIDQGILSFDGSFKVDSEYSIKSLEILGVSGEDLLQKGLRACLLDRIQMTEDRRDQMLAAINSIIGDDEIALIGNLPHLPREGSIQDSSGSSRFFRFAWYPIVNKEDDSIAALLVSITDLTKEKQEEEHKRQLSIRNQQLIALVASAQNHGMGSIGNFLNQGPRIIKDIQQNWDKPDTLLHLHTIKGEARSLDFNDLAASVHDSETAVKQKVKASIMEQLQTTLQIFQSYISIFEQTFNNQKRAQSTFVQAASRLHQNLRERLAQEGLTLERFEILDHYGNWDEQLVEQVIAPCLVHAVTNSLDHGFLLPEKKHGEKRPIILSLRSRPTEFGFAVEISDQGYGIDEDAVLSKAKELGIDTKAFRADEIIFMPEFSTAEQLTISSGRGIGMAAIKKLVEHHEGRIHLQSRFKQGTTLTLEFPKAQKRQLSKAG; encoded by the coding sequence ATGAAATTGACCTACAAGGTCCTGGTTCTCCTCATTGTGTCCATCGTGGGTACGTTTTCCATCACCACCGCCATCGAGCTGAGTAAACTGGAAAAGGACTTTTCCGAGCAGAATTCCACAGCTCACAAGATCATTCTCACCAATCTCGTCAGCAACCTGGCAGGCGCCATGTTCAACATTGATACGCCCCGTATCAATGCGCAGGTCACCTCGTCCTTCGAGTTCGGCAATATCGCCTCGATCCTCTTGATCGACGATCGGGGCAAGATTACCGCCTACTATACCCAGGATCCCCGGGATAATGGCCCCGTGAAAGCCAGTGATGCCGCCTATGCCGCCTGGTCGGAAGAGGTTCTGGACACCTTTCGCAAGCCCTCACTTCCCTATAATTCCCTGACCTCCAGCCTCGTTCAGGATCTTGGGATCCTGAGTCCGGGCATCCAGCGCTACAAGGCTACGCTCTGGTATAACGATGGCGATAATCAAACCTTCGTCGGCCATGTGCTTTTCGATTTTTCCGTCCGTCAGGTGGCGGCCAAAGTCCGCACGGCGGCGATCACCAAAATTATATCCGCGACGATCATGGCCACGATCCTTCTTTTTGTGATCTTCTTCTTCCTCAGGATTTCGGTCCTGACCCGCGTGGAATGGCTGAAGTCCGCGGCCAACCGGATCCGGCAAAGGGATTTCACGGCCCGCACGGCGCTTAAAGGCAGCGATGAAATCGCTGTGCTCGGCAACACCTTCCAATCCATGTCGGATGAAATCCAGAGCTATCAGATGGATCTGGAGAACAAGGTCAAGGACCGGACGCGGGAACTCCAGGAAAGCCGTGACAAGATCAAAGTGGTCTTCGATACGATCGACCAGGGCATCCTGAGCTTTGATGGGAGCTTTAAGGTCGATAGCGAATACTCCATAAAATCGCTGGAAATCCTGGGAGTCAGCGGCGAGGACTTGCTGCAGAAGGGCCTGAGGGCCTGTCTTTTGGATAGGATCCAAATGACCGAAGACCGTCGTGATCAGATGCTGGCTGCGATCAACTCCATCATAGGCGACGATGAAATCGCTTTGATCGGCAACCTCCCTCATTTGCCGCGCGAGGGCAGTATTCAAGATAGCAGCGGATCCAGCCGCTTCTTCCGCTTCGCCTGGTATCCCATCGTGAACAAGGAAGATGACAGCATCGCAGCTCTGCTCGTCAGCATCACGGACTTGACCAAGGAAAAGCAGGAGGAAGAGCATAAGCGCCAGCTCTCGATCCGCAATCAACAGCTCATTGCCCTGGTGGCCTCTGCGCAGAATCACGGCATGGGCAGCATCGGCAATTTCCTGAATCAAGGCCCGCGCATCATTAAGGACATTCAGCAGAACTGGGACAAGCCTGATACCCTCCTTCATCTGCACACGATCAAAGGGGAGGCCCGATCCCTCGACTTCAATGATCTGGCCGCCTCGGTCCATGACTCGGAAACGGCCGTGAAGCAGAAGGTGAAAGCCAGCATCATGGAGCAGCTGCAGACGACTTTGCAGATCTTTCAAAGCTACATCTCCATCTTTGAACAGACCTTCAACAATCAAAAGCGTGCGCAGAGCACCTTCGTGCAAGCCGCCAGCCGGCTGCATCAAAACCTCAGGGAGCGCCTGGCCCAGGAGGGCCTTACCCTGGAACGCTTTGAGATCCTCGATCACTATGGAAACTGGGATGAGCAGCTCGTCGAGCAGGTGATCGCCCCTTGCCTCGTGCATGCCGTCACCAATAGCCTTGATCACGGCTTTTTGCTGCCAGAGAAAAAACACGGGGAAAAGCGTCCTATCATCCTCTCGCTGCGATCCAGGCCGACGGAGTTCGGCTTTGCCGTGGAGATCAGCGATCAGGGCTATGGCATCGACGAGGATGCGGTGCTGAGCAAAGCCAAGGAATTGGGAATTGACACGAAGGCGTTTCGCGCCGACGAGATCATCTTCATGCCTGAGTTCAGCACGGCCGAACAGCTGACGATCAGCTCCGGTCGCGGCATCGGCATGGCCGCCATCAAGAAGCTCGTCGAGCATCATGAAGGACGGATTCATTTGCAGAGCAGGTTCAAACAGGGAACGACGCTGACGCTGGAGTTCCCGAAGGCCCAGAAGCGCCAGTTGTCCAAGGCCGGTTGA
- a CDS encoding transporter substrate-binding domain-containing protein, translated as MRILLLFLLLLPDFAQSASFKVGVEYLDYYPAYNYIGKPSDASASKDILDDFAKKHGHTFEYVPLPVNRLYEKFLDGTLDFKFPDHKFWQTDLKRKHKVIYSDPVFEFIDGVLVRDPKAVKGLADLKKVGSFRGFTIFDYKAEIEAGKIEAKYFDSFRELIIATLKGSVDGAYLNIKVADYNLEQIKKEHPELGTLVFQESLPFTRSAYHLSTLRHEKLMNQFNQYLKEHRTFINKVIAERRVGI; from the coding sequence ATGCGTATTCTCCTGCTTTTCCTGCTCCTGTTACCGGACTTCGCGCAATCCGCATCATTCAAGGTGGGCGTCGAGTACCTCGACTACTATCCGGCCTATAATTACATCGGCAAACCCTCCGATGCCAGCGCTTCCAAGGATATACTCGATGACTTCGCCAAAAAGCACGGCCACACCTTTGAATACGTGCCCCTGCCGGTCAATCGCCTCTATGAAAAGTTCCTGGACGGCACTCTCGATTTCAAATTTCCCGACCACAAGTTTTGGCAAACGGATCTGAAGCGGAAGCACAAGGTGATCTATTCCGATCCTGTCTTCGAATTCATTGATGGCGTGCTGGTTCGCGATCCCAAGGCCGTGAAGGGCCTTGCCGATCTGAAAAAGGTCGGAAGCTTCCGCGGGTTCACGATCTTTGATTACAAAGCCGAGATCGAAGCCGGAAAGATCGAAGCCAAATATTTCGACTCCTTCCGCGAACTGATCATCGCCACGCTGAAGGGCTCTGTCGATGGCGCCTACCTCAATATCAAGGTTGCCGATTACAACCTGGAACAGATCAAGAAAGAGCACCCGGAATTGGGCACCTTGGTTTTTCAAGAAAGCCTTCCCTTCACACGCAGCGCTTATCATCTGTCAACGCTGCGACATGAGAAGCTTATGAATCAGTTCAATCAGTATCTGAAAGAGCACCGGACCTTCATCAACAAAGTCATTGCTGAACGCCGGGTTGGCATATAA
- a CDS encoding 3-hydroxyacyl-CoA dehydrogenase NAD-binding domain-containing protein — MKKPYDRHGNVAVIALNSPPVNGLSHELRTQIDDGLKAAATDGAIDAIVLIGAGRVFSGGADIREFKTGKGLLEPTLPRLIHTLESSQKPVIAAIGGVCMGGGLELALGCHFRIALADAMIALPEVKLGLLPGAGGTQRLPRLVPGPMALQLIVSGEALPARAFQETKLLDAIVDGELFEAALAFAHRVIQEKQKLPRVRDLQLTASDDFLKLCQKTEETLSPHYPAPKKCVAAVRAAFTLPFDEGLKLEGEFFQELVTGDVSQALRHAFFAERAASRISDIPDSIKPRSVQRVGVIGAGTMGSAIAMNFLNAGLPVILIEREQAALDRGVATIRRNYESSVKKGKLKQEDYERRLALLTAALTYDALKDADLIIEAVFENMDIKKEVFKALDQIAKPGAILASNTSTLDIDAIAAVTQRPGDVLGLHFFSPAHIMKLLEVVRGAQTSPEVLATAMALAKIIKKTAVVSGVCDGFIGNRMIAAYSQQAMNLMEEGASPYAIDNALEAFGMAMGPFRMSDLAGNDIGWAIRKHKLQVEPDPHYPRIADRLCEMGRFGQKTGSGWYRYATDRREGEADPIVEELIASWRREKGIQPRTVTDQEIVERCILALVNEGARILEEKIAQRASDIDLVYLSGYGFPAFRGGPMYYAERLGLKHVVESMKGLYQKTGDGFWKPAHLLLDSTTLS, encoded by the coding sequence ATGAAAAAGCCCTATGATCGACATGGAAACGTTGCCGTCATCGCTTTAAACAGTCCGCCCGTCAATGGTCTGAGCCACGAACTGAGAACGCAGATTGATGACGGACTGAAAGCCGCTGCCACTGATGGTGCGATTGATGCCATCGTGCTGATCGGCGCCGGCCGGGTCTTTTCCGGAGGCGCCGATATCCGCGAATTCAAGACAGGGAAAGGCCTTTTGGAACCGACTCTGCCGCGTCTGATCCACACGCTGGAATCCAGTCAAAAGCCGGTGATTGCCGCCATCGGTGGTGTTTGCATGGGCGGTGGCTTGGAGCTTGCTTTGGGCTGTCACTTCCGTATCGCTCTTGCGGACGCGATGATCGCGCTGCCGGAAGTCAAACTCGGTCTTTTGCCCGGCGCGGGCGGCACGCAAAGACTTCCGCGTCTGGTTCCAGGTCCGATGGCGCTGCAGCTGATCGTTTCAGGCGAGGCTCTACCGGCCCGCGCGTTTCAGGAAACCAAACTATTGGATGCGATCGTGGACGGGGAGCTTTTTGAAGCTGCCTTGGCCTTTGCGCATCGGGTCATTCAAGAAAAACAAAAGCTGCCAAGAGTTCGTGACCTGCAGCTGACGGCGTCGGATGATTTTTTAAAACTCTGTCAGAAAACCGAAGAGACTCTTTCCCCGCATTATCCGGCTCCTAAAAAATGTGTCGCCGCTGTGCGCGCGGCCTTTACCTTGCCTTTTGATGAGGGGCTCAAGCTGGAGGGTGAATTTTTTCAGGAGCTGGTGACAGGGGACGTTTCCCAGGCTTTGCGTCATGCTTTTTTCGCCGAACGCGCGGCGAGCCGGATCTCCGATATTCCCGACAGCATCAAGCCGCGTTCCGTGCAGCGGGTCGGAGTCATCGGAGCCGGCACGATGGGCAGCGCCATAGCCATGAATTTTTTAAATGCAGGGCTGCCCGTGATCCTGATCGAGCGTGAGCAGGCGGCTTTGGATCGGGGCGTGGCGACCATCCGCAGAAATTATGAAAGCTCTGTAAAAAAAGGCAAATTGAAGCAGGAGGACTATGAAAGGAGGCTGGCGCTCCTGACTGCGGCATTGACCTATGACGCGCTGAAAGACGCGGACCTGATCATCGAGGCGGTCTTTGAAAACATGGATATCAAAAAGGAGGTTTTCAAGGCTTTGGATCAAATCGCGAAGCCGGGCGCGATCCTGGCCAGCAATACCTCGACTCTCGATATTGATGCGATCGCGGCCGTGACGCAGCGTCCGGGGGATGTGCTGGGGCTGCATTTTTTTAGTCCCGCGCACATCATGAAGCTCCTTGAGGTCGTGCGCGGAGCACAGACGTCACCCGAGGTCCTCGCGACGGCCATGGCTCTGGCCAAAATCATTAAGAAGACCGCCGTGGTTTCCGGTGTCTGCGATGGTTTCATAGGCAATCGCATGATCGCGGCTTACAGTCAGCAGGCGATGAACCTTATGGAAGAAGGCGCAAGTCCTTACGCTATCGATAATGCTCTGGAAGCTTTTGGTATGGCCATGGGACCTTTCCGCATGAGCGATCTTGCCGGCAACGATATCGGTTGGGCCATTCGCAAGCATAAACTCCAGGTGGAGCCGGATCCGCATTATCCCCGGATCGCCGATCGACTTTGTGAAATGGGACGCTTCGGGCAGAAGACAGGGTCGGGCTGGTATCGGTATGCGACCGATCGCCGTGAAGGCGAGGCCGATCCGATCGTCGAGGAGCTGATTGCGTCCTGGCGTCGGGAAAAAGGCATTCAGCCGCGAACGGTGACGGATCAGGAGATCGTCGAACGATGCATCCTGGCTCTGGTGAATGAAGGGGCACGTATCCTGGAGGAGAAGATCGCCCAGCGGGCCTCGGATATTGACCTTGTCTACCTGAGTGGTTACGGCTTTCCTGCCTTCCGCGGGGGGCCCATGTATTACGCTGAGCGGCTGGGACTGAAGCACGTCGTGGAAAGCATGAAGGGCCTTTATCAAAAGACCGGCGATGGATTCTGGAAGCCCGCGCATCTCCTGCTTGATTCCACGACTCTATCATGA
- a CDS encoding MaoC family dehydratase, which translates to METQKQDTVLVSDWLTLTQERIETFAAATEDHQWIHTDPERARAESPFGGTVAHGFLVLSLLSRLMATAMDLSTLRLGVNYGLNRVRFVAPVASGSRIRAHFRLLSSEALPALGELSGEQMTWEVVIERENEDKPACVAEWLTRRYT; encoded by the coding sequence ATGGAAACTCAAAAGCAGGACACCGTCCTTGTCAGCGACTGGCTGACACTTACGCAGGAGCGCATAGAAACCTTCGCCGCCGCGACCGAGGACCATCAGTGGATCCATACTGACCCTGAACGCGCCCGGGCCGAATCGCCCTTTGGTGGAACGGTCGCGCATGGCTTTCTCGTTCTCTCGCTCCTCAGTCGCCTTATGGCGACCGCCATGGACTTAAGCACGCTCCGACTCGGGGTGAACTATGGATTGAATCGGGTGCGTTTCGTGGCGCCGGTTGCATCGGGCTCCCGTATTCGGGCCCACTTCAGACTCCTCAGCAGCGAGGCCCTGCCAGCCCTGGGCGAGTTGAGTGGAGAGCAGATGACCTGGGAAGTTGTGATCGAACGGGAAAACGAGGATAAACCAGCCTGTGTCGCGGAATGGTTGACACGTCGCTATACATGA